In Mucilaginibacter celer, one DNA window encodes the following:
- a CDS encoding glutaminase family protein has protein sequence MNRIFKKTYLLVSGLAASFIAQTASAQDKMPSYPLITHNTYFCVWSNTDKLNESTTKHWTGKDQSLLGLIKVDGNYYRFMGASAVNYKTILAATDEKSFNSQYVAETAPADDWAKPGFNDQSWKTATAPFGDERAVKGTDWRGKDIWIRRKFNIAELPKGRLMLKIYHDDEAEVYLNGQQIAAEGGANGDFETVALSAAAKSNLKVGENVLAIHCKNTGGGSFIDAGLTEEVLSKDDEAVKLAEQTNVKVTATQTVYNFKAGDVNLKVTFTSPLIMNDLKLLTTPVSYITYQLKSTDGKAHNVEIYQGVSSNLAVNTPAQEVAASRYSANGLKLLKVGTVEQPVLQKKGDNVRIDWGYAYVSSSTGGAKQYITPEADAVSSFVGGKSGEASATGKQLMLSTVVPFGKVTATPVSKFISVGYDDIYAIQYFKTNLRPWWRNTPGATIEGVLSDATKGYAKVLGACAKTDAKIWADAVKAGGEKYAKLCVMAYRQSIAAHHVVKSPQGELLFLSKENFSNGSINTVDITYPSAPMYLLYNPELLKGMMNGIFYFSESGKWAKPYSSHDLGTYPLANGQTYGEDMPVEESGNMIILAYALAKVEGNAGYAKKHWQTLTTWTDYLAQAGFDPGNQLCTDDFAGHLAHNANLSVKAIVAIDAYGELAGMLGDAATAKKYKNMAKDMAKKWQDKADAGDHYGLVFDSKDTWSQKYNMVWDKVLGLNLFPQKVYDKEFKFYVAHQKEFGLPLDSRKTYTKSDWILWTAAMADNKADFNALVAPVYKFATETSSRVPLSDWHETTNGKMVGFQARSVIGGYYMKTLRDKLSAKK, from the coding sequence ATGAATCGCATTTTCAAAAAAACGTACCTGCTGGTTTCCGGATTGGCGGCATCGTTTATTGCACAAACAGCGTCGGCACAGGATAAGATGCCTTCGTACCCGTTGATTACACACAACACTTATTTCTGTGTTTGGAGTAACACCGATAAGCTGAATGAATCAACCACCAAACACTGGACGGGCAAAGACCAATCCTTATTGGGCTTAATTAAAGTTGATGGCAATTATTACCGTTTTATGGGGGCATCAGCCGTTAATTATAAAACCATTTTAGCCGCTACCGACGAGAAATCATTCAACAGCCAGTACGTAGCGGAGACAGCCCCGGCCGATGATTGGGCAAAACCCGGGTTTAATGATCAAAGCTGGAAAACCGCCACTGCGCCTTTTGGTGACGAGCGTGCCGTTAAAGGCACCGACTGGAGAGGGAAGGATATCTGGATCCGTCGTAAATTTAACATTGCCGAATTACCTAAAGGTAGGCTGATGCTGAAAATCTATCATGATGACGAAGCCGAAGTATACCTGAACGGCCAGCAGATTGCTGCAGAGGGCGGTGCCAATGGCGATTTTGAAACTGTTGCTTTATCTGCCGCTGCTAAATCGAATTTAAAGGTAGGAGAGAACGTTTTGGCTATCCATTGTAAAAATACCGGTGGTGGCTCATTCATTGATGCCGGTTTGACCGAGGAGGTACTGAGCAAAGATGACGAGGCCGTTAAACTGGCCGAACAAACCAACGTTAAAGTTACCGCTACCCAAACGGTATACAACTTTAAAGCAGGTGATGTTAACCTGAAAGTAACTTTCACCTCGCCATTGATCATGAACGATTTGAAATTGTTAACCACGCCTGTATCATACATCACTTACCAGTTAAAATCAACCGATGGTAAAGCACATAATGTTGAGATTTACCAGGGTGTATCAAGCAACCTTGCTGTAAACACCCCGGCGCAGGAGGTTGCTGCTTCAAGGTACAGCGCCAACGGGCTTAAACTGTTAAAAGTTGGTACTGTTGAACAACCTGTTTTGCAGAAAAAAGGCGATAACGTACGTATTGACTGGGGGTACGCTTATGTTTCTTCATCAACCGGGGGCGCTAAACAATATATCACTCCCGAGGCTGATGCCGTATCATCATTTGTAGGCGGCAAAAGCGGCGAAGCTTCGGCTACCGGCAAGCAACTGATGTTGAGCACCGTAGTACCATTTGGCAAAGTAACCGCTACGCCTGTATCTAAATTTATTTCGGTTGGATATGATGATATCTATGCTATCCAGTACTTCAAAACCAATTTAAGGCCTTGGTGGAGGAATACCCCGGGTGCCACTATTGAAGGTGTGTTGAGCGATGCTACCAAAGGTTATGCTAAAGTGTTAGGCGCCTGTGCCAAAACAGATGCTAAGATCTGGGCCGATGCAGTAAAAGCAGGCGGCGAAAAATATGCTAAACTTTGTGTTATGGCCTATCGCCAAAGTATTGCTGCTCACCACGTAGTAAAAAGCCCGCAGGGTGAATTGTTGTTCTTATCTAAAGAGAATTTCAGCAATGGCTCCATCAATACCGTGGATATTACCTATCCATCGGCACCTATGTACCTGCTTTACAATCCCGAGTTGTTAAAAGGGATGATGAACGGGATCTTCTACTTCAGCGAAAGCGGAAAATGGGCTAAACCATACTCATCGCACGATTTGGGTACCTACCCATTGGCCAACGGTCAAACTTACGGCGAAGATATGCCGGTTGAAGAAAGCGGTAACATGATCATCCTGGCTTATGCCTTAGCTAAAGTTGAAGGCAATGCCGGCTACGCCAAAAAACACTGGCAAACCTTAACCACCTGGACTGATTACCTGGCACAGGCCGGTTTTGATCCGGGTAACCAGTTGTGTACTGATGATTTTGCCGGTCACCTGGCGCATAATGCCAACTTATCGGTTAAAGCCATTGTAGCTATTGACGCCTACGGCGAATTAGCAGGAATGTTGGGCGATGCCGCAACTGCTAAAAAGTACAAGAACATGGCTAAGGATATGGCCAAAAAATGGCAGGATAAAGCTGATGCAGGCGATCACTACGGTTTAGTGTTTGACAGCAAAGATACCTGGAGCCAGAAGTATAACATGGTTTGGGATAAAGTATTAGGTCTAAACCTGTTTCCGCAAAAAGTGTATGATAAGGAATTTAAATTTTATGTAGCGCACCAAAAAGAGTTTGGTTTGCCGCTGGATAGCCGCAAAACCTACACCAAAAGCGACTGGATACTGTGGACCGCCGCCATGGCCGACAACAAAGCCGATTTTAACGCCCTGGTAGCCCCGGTTTACAAATTTGCAACCGAAACATCATCACGCGTACCACTAAGTGACTGGCACGAAACTACCAATGGTAAAATGGTAGGTTTCCAGGCCCGTAGTGTTATTGGCGGGTACTATATGAAGACTTTGAGGGATAAGCTGTCCGCTAAGAAGTAA
- a CDS encoding arylsulfatase encodes MNKHKLFTCLFFICIGASALMAWQRAPENKQAIPPKKRPNIIVILADDLGFSDIGCYGGEIKTPNLDYLAQNGIRYTQFYNTSRCCPTRASLLTGLYNQQAGIGKMTDAEDEPGYLGHITDNAVTLAEVLKFAGYHTAMSGKWHVSNTNGQPNPQDQLAWLNHHKDYPEFSPVSQYPTNRGFEKFFGTIWGVVDFYDPFSLVSGTTPIKSVPKNYYHTDAINDTAVAYIKGYAKSSKPFFLYVAENAPHWPLQALPEDITKYRDTYKAGWQAIREARYKKMIKLGLIDPTKTKLSDRWKGDLDWDKNPTKQWDAMAMAVHAAMIDRMDQGIGRIINTLKQTGQLDNTLIVFLSDNGASAENCAAYGPGFDRPNETRDGREIVYATEKQVMPGPETTYASIGPRWANVANTPYEYWKAESYEGGVHTPMIAFWPKGIPAKKGSFNSSIGHVMDFMSTFVELAGARYPQTYKGHTIQPTTGISLVPTFSGKQTAGHEDLFNEHFGARYARLGNWKLVSLSNDTTWHLFDMANDKTETTDLRSAYPAKVHRLDSLWRIWAGTHKVFPKPGNKSK; translated from the coding sequence ATGAATAAACATAAATTATTTACCTGCTTATTTTTTATTTGTATTGGCGCGTCCGCTTTGATGGCCTGGCAGCGCGCGCCGGAAAATAAGCAGGCAATACCTCCAAAAAAACGCCCTAATATTATCGTAATTCTGGCCGATGACCTCGGGTTTTCAGATATTGGATGCTATGGAGGAGAAATAAAAACCCCCAATCTCGATTATCTTGCACAAAACGGCATCCGTTATACCCAATTTTATAATACATCGCGCTGCTGCCCAACAAGGGCCTCGTTGTTAACAGGATTATATAATCAGCAAGCAGGGATAGGCAAGATGACTGATGCTGAAGATGAGCCGGGATACCTCGGCCATATTACCGATAATGCTGTAACCCTTGCCGAGGTATTAAAATTTGCAGGTTATCACACCGCCATGTCGGGCAAATGGCATGTATCCAATACCAACGGGCAGCCTAACCCGCAGGATCAGTTAGCCTGGCTCAATCACCATAAAGATTACCCTGAGTTTTCGCCGGTAAGCCAATATCCTACCAACCGGGGTTTTGAAAAGTTTTTTGGTACGATATGGGGCGTGGTTGATTTTTATGATCCCTTTAGTTTGGTTAGCGGTACCACGCCGATAAAATCTGTCCCCAAAAACTACTATCATACCGACGCTATTAACGATACGGCTGTAGCTTATATAAAAGGCTACGCCAAATCGTCAAAGCCTTTCTTTTTGTATGTGGCCGAGAATGCCCCGCACTGGCCGCTTCAGGCCCTGCCCGAAGACATTACCAAATACAGGGATACTTACAAAGCCGGCTGGCAGGCCATCCGCGAAGCGAGGTACAAAAAAATGATAAAGCTGGGTTTGATCGACCCAACAAAAACAAAACTATCCGACCGCTGGAAGGGCGACCTTGACTGGGATAAAAACCCAACCAAACAATGGGATGCCATGGCCATGGCGGTACACGCGGCCATGATTGACAGGATGGATCAGGGCATTGGCCGTATCATTAACACACTGAAGCAAACCGGCCAACTGGATAATACGCTCATCGTTTTCCTGTCGGATAACGGAGCCAGTGCCGAAAATTGTGCGGCTTACGGGCCCGGCTTTGACCGCCCTAACGAAACCCGCGACGGCCGTGAAATAGTTTATGCTACCGAAAAACAAGTTATGCCAGGCCCCGAAACAACTTATGCATCCATAGGGCCGCGCTGGGCTAATGTGGCTAATACACCGTACGAGTACTGGAAGGCCGAATCGTACGAGGGTGGGGTGCATACGCCCATGATTGCTTTTTGGCCTAAAGGCATCCCGGCAAAAAAAGGCAGCTTCAATAGCAGTATAGGCCATGTGATGGATTTCATGAGCACTTTTGTTGAGTTGGCCGGAGCCAGATATCCGCAAACTTATAAAGGCCATACCATTCAGCCTACCACGGGCATTAGTTTAGTGCCAACCTTTAGCGGTAAACAAACTGCCGGTCATGAAGATTTGTTTAACGAACACTTTGGCGCCCGCTATGCGCGTTTGGGTAACTGGAAGCTGGTATCGTTAAGTAATGATACCACCTGGCATTTGTTTGATATGGCTAATGATAAAACCGAAACAACCGATTTGAGATCAGCATATCCGGCTAAAGTGCACCGGCTTGATAGCTTATGGCGCATTTGGGCTGGCACGCACAAGGTATTCCCGAAACCGGGTAATAAAAGTAAATAG
- a CDS encoding carboxypeptidase-like regulatory domain-containing protein — translation MSGKFTFLFLLLPFSCLAQIKISGRVVNATDHKPVANASVFLSNATVGTKTAPDGSYAMSNVKSGNYELVVSVVGFESYKKIISVVGENMIVPDIILSPKTYALDEVVVKQRGGADRERYLEIFKEQFLGKSGLADQCKILNPETLDFAYDVDTKTLTASSVDFITIENRGLGYRLKYLISNFAYSDKDIFALKLHYDGEVLFESLKGTTQEEERWKLARLQVYKGSMMHFLRALQKGALNKNGFRVVQYANPPRLDGGKQQASKKRGSPLLMSFPLTEAEIMKGTDKPNVYALGCDFDSFHITYNEGGRFGKHPQVNNLNAADNHEVTILNFNAAYALFDGSGALLDPNAVSYRGAWGNVRVAALLPVDYEPLNQPVANNNLPAADMVNKLKNYNEQHAIEKAYLHFDKPYYAAGDTVYFKAYVTEGENHELSDRSGVLHAELINPAGKVKQEIALQLNSGIAWGDFALPDTLPKGNYRIRAYTRWMRNSNNFFEREIKVGALAGDNLPESATKQPATTDSKTDLQFFAESGTFITGLNNKIAFKAVAANGKGIDVKGAVFDNDNRQVTSFASTHLGMGYFMLNPGLGKTYRAVFTDATGVEQSIQLPRPLDKGIALAVNNDDVAKASVNINANDAFYRENKDKALTLVIYSGGKAVTVSCKLDSQSIALDILKRRLKTGITRITLFNDNSEPLCERLIFVQNYDQLSLAVNSDKSGYRRRELTNLSFDVKNRAGNAAMGHFSVSVTDEGKVPVNESDEHTILTNLLLTSGLKGNVEQPNYYFTGINDETQHNLDLVMLTNGYRGFEWKPLLNNNYPPTAFQPEKGLSISGDAKTLTGKMLNGGTVSLLRSFPDTQLLTQPINSDGSFKFSDLIFSDSCMFILQAVNIKGANTTKLTYKKEEIPLVSAISRGMAQDVNLSLKDYLENSKLKYDDYLKYDKVKMLKQVNIRAVKRNDNYRSSALGGPGNADQVIHIGDLPASGSLSQMLASRVHSERARGLLKSDFDGLILLDGVQIPSTTSDPLDPRSPVDIISASDVETVEFFYGASAAIYGVRGGHGVVVITSKNRGGVTSKDIPSIGILPITVPGFYKARVFYSPKYQSLEQAGNRPDLRSTIYWQPELITDKDGHASLSYFNADGAGPYRIVIEGIDEDGNLGRQVYRYNVQ, via the coding sequence ATGTCCGGAAAGTTCACCTTCTTGTTCCTTTTGCTCCCGTTTAGTTGCCTTGCACAAATAAAAATAAGCGGGCGGGTTGTAAACGCAACCGATCATAAGCCGGTAGCCAACGCCAGCGTATTTTTGAGTAATGCAACGGTAGGAACTAAAACAGCGCCCGACGGAAGCTATGCGATGAGCAACGTTAAGAGCGGCAACTATGAACTTGTTGTTTCTGTAGTTGGCTTTGAAAGCTATAAAAAAATTATATCTGTTGTTGGTGAAAACATGATTGTGCCTGATATTATCCTCTCGCCTAAAACGTATGCGTTAGATGAGGTAGTAGTGAAGCAGCGTGGTGGCGCCGACCGAGAGAGATACCTCGAAATATTTAAAGAACAATTTTTGGGAAAATCAGGCCTGGCAGATCAATGTAAAATCTTAAATCCCGAAACGCTTGATTTTGCTTACGATGTTGATACGAAAACACTCACTGCATCATCAGTAGATTTTATTACCATCGAGAACCGGGGATTGGGTTACAGACTAAAATATCTTATCAGCAATTTCGCTTATAGTGATAAAGACATTTTTGCTCTGAAACTGCATTACGATGGCGAGGTGTTATTTGAAAGTTTAAAAGGAACAACCCAGGAGGAGGAACGCTGGAAGCTGGCCCGGTTGCAGGTTTATAAAGGTTCGATGATGCATTTTTTAAGAGCCTTGCAAAAAGGTGCCTTAAATAAAAATGGTTTCCGGGTGGTGCAATATGCCAATCCGCCACGTTTAGATGGCGGCAAACAGCAGGCAAGCAAAAAGAGGGGCAGTCCTTTGCTGATGAGTTTTCCGTTAACGGAAGCTGAGATAATGAAAGGCACCGATAAGCCAAATGTTTATGCACTTGGCTGCGATTTCGATTCGTTTCACATTACCTATAATGAAGGCGGGCGTTTCGGGAAGCATCCGCAGGTAAATAATCTAAATGCCGCCGATAATCACGAGGTTACCATTTTAAATTTTAATGCTGCATATGCGTTATTTGACGGCAGCGGCGCATTGCTTGATCCCAACGCAGTTTCGTACCGGGGGGCCTGGGGTAATGTTCGGGTAGCTGCACTTTTACCTGTAGATTATGAGCCATTAAACCAACCGGTGGCAAATAATAATCTGCCTGCAGCCGATATGGTAAACAAGCTTAAAAACTATAACGAACAGCATGCTATTGAAAAAGCTTACCTGCATTTTGATAAGCCCTATTATGCAGCCGGCGATACGGTTTATTTTAAAGCATATGTAACTGAAGGCGAAAACCATGAATTATCGGATCGCAGCGGGGTTTTACATGCGGAGTTGATCAATCCCGCAGGTAAAGTAAAACAGGAAATAGCACTGCAATTAAACAGCGGTATTGCCTGGGGCGATTTTGCCTTGCCCGATACCCTTCCGAAAGGCAATTACCGCATTCGCGCCTATACCCGATGGATGCGCAACAGCAATAACTTTTTTGAACGGGAGATAAAAGTAGGTGCGTTAGCAGGCGATAACCTACCGGAAAGCGCAACCAAACAACCCGCCACGACTGATTCCAAAACAGATCTGCAGTTTTTTGCCGAAAGCGGTACGTTTATTACCGGGCTTAACAATAAAATAGCTTTTAAGGCCGTAGCGGCTAACGGAAAAGGTATTGATGTTAAGGGCGCTGTTTTTGATAACGATAACAGGCAGGTAACCTCGTTTGCATCAACCCATTTAGGGATGGGCTATTTTATGCTAAACCCCGGATTGGGTAAAACTTACCGGGCGGTTTTTACCGATGCCACAGGCGTTGAACAAAGTATCCAATTGCCAAGGCCTTTGGATAAAGGTATCGCGTTAGCGGTTAATAATGATGATGTAGCAAAGGCATCGGTTAATATAAATGCTAACGATGCTTTTTACCGTGAAAATAAGGATAAAGCTTTGACACTGGTTATTTATTCGGGCGGTAAAGCGGTAACGGTATCCTGTAAGCTGGATAGCCAGAGCATCGCTCTTGATATTTTAAAACGGCGTTTAAAAACCGGCATCACCAGGATCACTTTATTTAATGATAATAGCGAACCGCTATGCGAACGGTTAATTTTTGTACAGAATTACGATCAGCTAAGCCTGGCTGTAAACAGCGATAAAAGCGGCTACAGGAGGCGTGAATTAACCAACCTTAGCTTTGATGTTAAAAACCGGGCAGGCAACGCTGCCATGGGGCATTTTTCGGTATCGGTTACTGATGAAGGTAAAGTGCCGGTAAATGAAAGTGATGAGCATACTATATTAACCAATTTGCTGCTAACCTCCGGTTTAAAAGGAAATGTGGAGCAGCCCAATTATTATTTTACCGGTATCAATGATGAAACGCAGCATAACCTCGACCTGGTGATGCTCACCAACGGTTACCGTGGATTTGAATGGAAACCTTTATTAAATAACAACTATCCGCCGACAGCTTTTCAACCCGAAAAAGGGCTTAGCATAAGCGGCGATGCTAAAACGCTTACCGGTAAAATGCTGAATGGAGGAACGGTATCCTTATTAAGATCATTCCCGGATACCCAATTATTAACCCAACCAATAAACAGTGACGGCAGCTTTAAGTTTAGCGATTTGATCTTTAGCGATTCGTGCATGTTTATTTTGCAGGCTGTAAATATCAAAGGTGCAAATACCACGAAGCTTACCTATAAAAAAGAAGAGATCCCCCTGGTATCTGCAATAAGCCGTGGCATGGCTCAGGATGTTAATTTATCGCTTAAAGATTACCTTGAAAACAGCAAGCTGAAATACGATGATTATCTGAAATACGATAAAGTTAAAATGCTTAAGCAGGTAAACATCCGCGCTGTAAAACGCAATGACAATTACCGCTCTTCGGCATTAGGCGGACCGGGAAATGCAGACCAGGTGATCCACATAGGCGATCTTCCTGCTTCAGGATCGTTATCTCAAATGCTGGCCTCGAGGGTACATAGTGAGCGGGCCCGTGGTTTACTAAAAAGTGATTTTGACGGCCTCATTCTTTTAGATGGTGTGCAGATTCCTTCTACAACATCCGATCCGCTGGACCCGCGCAGCCCGGTCGATATTATAAGTGCATCGGATGTTGAAACCGTGGAGTTTTTTTATGGGGCCAGTGCGGCAATATACGGTGTGCGGGGAGGCCACGGTGTAGTTGTGATCACTTCCAAAAACAGAGGGGGGGTAACATCCAAAGATATCCCATCAATAGGAATTTTGCCCATTACAGTTCCCGGTTTTTATAAAGCCCGGGTGTTTTACTCGCCAAAGTACCAAAGCCTTGAGCAAGCCGGTAACCGTCCCGATTTGCGCAGTACCATTTACTGGCAACCTGAATTGATTACCGATAAGGATGGCCATGCCTCATTAAGCTATTTTAACGCTGATGGTGCAGGGCCTTATCGCATAGTTATTGAAGGCATAGATGAAGATGGTAACCTGGGCAGGCAGGTGTACCGGTACAATGTGCAGTAG
- a CDS encoding DinB family protein — MNIYPSLSQRLNTQHQAIQQLIAGVSTQQLNTPMAPGKWSALDNIAHLAIYQKIFVERMHRIINEDTPAFERYNGDLDPEFTPYRSMPLTDLLDTIEAGRVTILNLITQLSDSQLSRIGIHPRYGNLTIVKWLEFFVLHEAHHLFTIFQLVNAPQ, encoded by the coding sequence ATGAACATTTACCCATCCCTCTCCCAAAGATTAAATACCCAACACCAGGCCATTCAGCAATTAATTGCCGGGGTGAGCACCCAACAACTCAACACCCCAATGGCTCCGGGTAAATGGAGCGCATTAGATAACATAGCCCACCTGGCCATTTATCAAAAAATATTTGTTGAACGGATGCACCGGATCATTAATGAAGATACCCCGGCATTTGAAAGGTATAACGGCGACCTTGACCCGGAGTTTACACCCTACCGTTCGATGCCGTTAACAGATTTGCTTGATACAATTGAGGCCGGCAGGGTAACCATACTGAACCTGATAACGCAGCTCAGCGATTCCCAACTTTCGCGCATAGGCATCCATCCCCGGTACGGGAACCTTACCATTGTAAAATGGCTCGAGTTTTTTGTATTGCATGAGGCGCATCACCTTTTTACCATTTTTCAACTGGTAAACGCGCCGCAATAA
- a CDS encoding OmpA family protein: MKTLKTSLFALAIAVLAITTQACKTKKAVVQTPPPAAPAQPATPAPQPTPPPPPAPPAPPAPAKPDYNFTNIQFEFNSAVLKTASYQTLDHIAAELKKDQSVKFILNGNASAEGTAEHNQSLSVDRANSVKLYLINSGVKADNLTVKGWGESKPIADNTTEEGRVLNRRVEVKVAE; the protein is encoded by the coding sequence ATGAAAACTCTAAAAACATCTTTATTTGCTCTTGCTATAGCTGTTTTAGCTATTACTACCCAGGCCTGTAAAACCAAAAAAGCTGTTGTGCAAACACCGCCGCCAGCTGCTCCTGCTCAGCCTGCCACTCCTGCTCCGCAACCTACACCTCCGCCGCCACCGGCTCCGCCTGCGCCACCTGCTCCGGCAAAGCCAGATTATAATTTCACCAATATCCAGTTCGAATTTAACTCAGCTGTGTTAAAAACGGCTTCATACCAAACTTTGGATCATATCGCTGCCGAGCTGAAAAAAGACCAATCGGTTAAGTTTATCCTTAATGGTAATGCATCTGCCGAGGGTACTGCCGAGCATAATCAGTCTTTATCTGTTGATAGGGCAAACTCGGTAAAACTTTACCTGATCAACAGCGGCGTTAAAGCCGACAACCTTACCGTTAAAGGCTGGGGCGAAAGCAAACCGATTGCCGATAATACTACCGAAGAGGGCCGCGTGTTAAACCGCCGCGTAGAAGTTAAGGTAGCTGAATAA